Below is a window of Humulus lupulus chromosome 2, drHumLupu1.1, whole genome shotgun sequence DNA.
TAtcattatatttttgtaatatggtCTTGTGCACTAATTTgatattgtttatatgattagtCTTATTATAACCCATTTATTatagtaattattatttttattattactacAACGATGGTTATACTTATCATTCTATATGTTGAAATCAGATTGTTGAAGTTGTTCTGCGCCAAGGTCTTGTTCATCCAATTACATGTGTTCCATACCTTATAGCACTAGAGACAGATCCTCTGGAAGTGAACTCAAAGTTGGCTCATCATTTACTCATGAATATGAATGAAAAGTACTGCCCTCTTAATGCATTTGATTCATTTTCTTGTCCTTTTCCTTTTGCATTGTACTAAAAAGCATTTTTATAGGTACCCTGCTTTTTTTGAGAGCCGCTTAGGGGATGGCCTTCAAATGTCTTTTACGTTTATACAATCCATTAGCTCAAGTTCTGAGCATTTGAACGCAAAAATCCAATCCAAACCTCCTAACAATGCGAAGGGGAAAACTGATCCTGTTTCGTTGACTCAAGCAAGGCTAGGAGTTTCTCGAATCTACAAGCTTATTCGTGCAAATCGAATTTCAAGGAACAAATTTATGTCATCCATCGTGCGCAAATTTGACAATCCCAATTGGAGTACTTCAGTAGTACCTTTCTTGATGTGAGTTAAATGTCTAGTTCTAGTCCTAGAGCTCCTGTGTTTAAGTGAACTTACAGTTTGTTCCTTTCCCAGGCACTGCACGGAAATTCTAGCTTTGCTACCATTCACGTTACCTGATGAACCCCTCTATTTGATTTATGCTATAAATCGAGTAATACAAGTTAGGGCTGGTGTGCTTGAAGCAAAACTGAAAGCTTTGAGTTTGCATCTTTCACAAAGAGTTTCCTCTCGTGAGAATGGAAGAGTTAGAGATGAATCCAGTGCCCAGCATATTATTCCTAATGAGATGACTACTATGAACATGAGCGGGACAATTTATCAAGAGGAGACATCTCATAATCATATGTTGTCAATGGATTTGAATGGTACAGTGAAACCAGAGCCAGAAGATCAAAATGTTACCCCAGATCAGGGTGAATCTTCTGACATCTCAAAAGAAGACGAGCAGATGATCCAGGTAACATATAGTTTATACTTTATTTATCCATTTGTGCTGTTAAATTACAACGTTGTTGTGACCTTTTCTTCTGTGTTCTACAGGCGGATTGTCTGTCTGCTATTGCTTTGCAGCTTCTTCTGAAGTTAAAGAGACACCTGAAGATAGTTTATAGCCTGAATGATGCGCGTTGTCAGGTAGAGCCATCACAAGACAAATGAGTTTCATATTTCAATGGTGGGAGCGGTAAATAATTTTGTTGTTTTTATGATTCCAGGCTTTTTCTCCAAATGAACCCCTTAAGGCGGGAGAGGTGTTTTCCAGGCAGACCATTCCTTTTAACATCAGCGACACACGCATGAACTTGCCTACGACTTATCAGGAATTGGTAGAAGTATATCAGGTACTGGAAGCGATGATTGAATTGTGCTCTCTCAATTTCCTCTGCATCTGTCAGAGTTGTCTCTGCACTTTTTGATCACGGACTTTGTTATTTTACAGGAATTCAAGAACGCACTCAAAGAAGATACTGTTGATTACTCAACTTACACGGCAAACATCAAGAGGAAACGCCCAACCCCTAGAAAAGGGAGGAAAGCTGCTGTGCCAATGACCGGAGGggacgatgatgatgatgacgacGATGATGATTGGTCAGGTGGGGCTCGAAGGCTGAGTAGTAGTGGGAGGAAAGCCGTCAACACCAGGAGTAGAGTCCGATTATAGTTGTAGATATATGACAGCTAGGCTAACCTGTACAGCTTTTAGGTGGAAAGCAAAAAAGATATAGGAGACAgagcaaaaaagaaaagaaatttggGAAACAAGAGAGGGATTTGTTAGAGCAATGCAATGCAATGCTTTCTCTTTTATGTTTCCGTCATTGTAATTGGTTTTCGGCATTATAGCAATTgcattatttttttgttaatttaaatGCATCGTTTTTTGTTAGACCGATTATTGCCTTTGGGATTACGAGGGGGTAAATTTTTTGAACTCCTTCGGTTCCAAGTTCAGTTGAACTACCTAATTGGTTTCTGGATAGTAAAGTTCCACGTCTTAGTGCATGCTTTCACGTTCTGTTTGATAGATTTTCTATCCCAAATTGTTTGGTCGAATAATTAGATAGCCTTGTTAGCTATTTATTGGATTTAATCACACCATTTGTctaatattttcatgtaattgTCACGTTGGATAAATAGAATTGATAATATTCAGTAATTGAATGCTCATTGTTATCATTTTCATTTACAAGCCAAgcgataaaagaaaataataggtAGATAAAATCATTACACTACCCAGAACTGTCTATGCCATTAACTCTGTTTCAATATTCAACATTACTCATTGCGCAACATATTCAGCATTTTGCCATATTATACTCTTAAATTATCAGTTGGTTGTAGaaggaaaaattaaataaaaagaaatactTGAAACAAAGAACGTactaataaaattgaaaatacaATACATTAACCGTTGCAGACTAAACTCATGAAACAGTGTTTTCACAAACAAGCTTGGAAAGGTCCTCGCCAAGTTACTCACGGTACAATCACGTAGAGAGGCTGCATGGGACAGTGTTTATTGCTTAGATTCAGTGATTGAGAGATAAACCATAACATACATATGGGATTccaatacatataaatatagacaaaatacaattatatatatatatatatatagagagagagagagagaggttaccGTGTCCACGCTAACGGGCTTCCCATCCTCTGCCAATACCTCCACTACGGTTCCAGACTGATCAGCCTGAATGACAAGAAATTGTAACTCAGTACTAGAAatatttaagtattttgatgtgtaGATTTTTCTATTTGTATTCAATATGGTGTTCACAATCAAAAAGAAATTGAATGAGCTAACTCGTTAAAGAGAAATATAACCACTATACATAAGAAGTGATTGATTAAGAACATAAGAGATACCTCTATTTCATTCATCAGCTTCATGGCTTCAATGATGCAAATGACTTGACCTTTCTGTACTTTATCTCCTACCTGAAAAAACAATATAGAAATCATATATTTTAGTTTAACATGCTTTggggaaaaaaaatagaaaaaccaATCGATGGACTAAAACAATAATTACCTTAACAAATGGTGGCTCCCCAGGTGCAGGAGACCGGTAAAAGGTGCCAGCCATGGGGCATTTTAGAGGTGGATGAGATGACTTGCTAGACTGTGCAGAGGCAGGTGAGACGGGTGCTGGTGCCGAAGGAGGAGGAGGGCTTGCAGGGGCATCATAAGATGCCGGGGCTTGTGGCGGTGGTGGTGATAGGTACATGCCTTGGGGATAATAAGTTTGCATTGGGGCAGCCGGGGGTGCTGGCTGTTGAATGGCTTCCTTTTTCCTTATTATAAGCTCACAATCCAACTGCTTCAGTTCCAGCTCCATAATATCTCTTGAATCTACTAGTCTGCACATCAAAATGATATACACCTCAGTGACTATAATATTCAGATTACCCAATTTCCAACTAATAAAGtacatgaaataaaaaaaatgaaactcATTCTAACTTACTTGACAAGGTCTGATACTTGAGCCATGAATGCAGCGATTGATGATGGATCTGGAACATTGTTGTGTGTAGTAATTTCTTCCGGAGACTCATCCTTCTCTTCCGATGATCCAACAGCAGACTTTGGGGGAGGTACAGGGATAGAATTTGATGCAACAGCAACCTtgaattcaaaaattagttttattagTATATACGATGATCTTTCATCTCTACAAACATAGTAAGATTCTTGTAACAAACATTTTTAACTTGATTGCCATAATCTTTTTTACCTTATTTAGCTGAGCCTGCACCTTCCATATGGTTGGCTGCTTACTGTTATGGGACTGCAGAAGATGATCAAATAAGAAAAAAAGCTCATAATGTAATtctattacattttttttttgctgGGTAATTCTATTACTTTAGTCTCAACATAGAAAGCCAGTGTGCAACTTGGGGCTTCCTCCATCATTAAAACTTACTGCACTACTAAAAACCCTTAACAAATTTTCCCTCATTTTATTTTATAGCATAGCATTTACAACTCTAGCAATTTACATTTTACAAAAATTGTCTTTCAAAATGAAGCACAGTAAACCAATTTAAATCCACAATATGAAGTTTCATTGGATACCAAACACAACTTCTCATGTGTCCATCAGATTCAGAACTAGCATTATGAAGCAATT
It encodes the following:
- the LOC133817908 gene encoding biotin carboxyl carrier protein of acetyl-CoA carboxylase 2, chloroplastic, translating into MATFTVPCPKATASNSLGRVGLTVRNSLPFQQPRRLSFQHGDNASLSFGFQSHNSKQPTIWKVQAQLNKVAVASNSIPVPPPKSAVGSSEEKDESPEEITTHNNVPDPSSIAAFMAQVSDLVKLVDSRDIMELELKQLDCELIIRKKEAIQQPAPPAAPMQTYYPQGMYLSPPPPQAPASYDAPASPPPPSAPAPVSPASAQSSKSSHPPLKCPMAGTFYRSPAPGEPPFVKVGDKVQKGQVICIIEAMKLMNEIEADQSGTVVEVLAEDGKPVSVDTPLYVIVP